The Halioglobus maricola genome segment GATTTGTCAGCCTCGGTGATCGGCATGCGGCATCCGTAGCAGAGATCATAGCTGCCTTTTTCCAGCTGGTGATTAACCGCGACCCGGTTATCAAAAACATAACACTCGCCTTCCCAGGCGCTCTCTTGCGCAGGGACCTCCTCGAGGTATTTGAGGATGCCGCCCTGAAGGTGGTACACCTCTTCGAAGCCCTCCTGCAGCATATATGCGGAGGCCTTTTCACAGCGGATGCCACCGGTACAGAACATCGCCACTTTCTTGTGCTTGCCAGGATCGAGGTTTTGCCTTACATAGTCGGGGAATTCACGGAAACTGTCCGTACACGGATCGATCGCGCCGCGAAAGCTGCCTATCTCGTATTCATAATCGTTGCGAGTATCGATCAGCAATACCTCAGGGTCACTGATCAACGCATTCCAATCTGAGGGCTTCACATACGTGCCCACAACCCGGTTGGGGTCAATACCTTCGACCCCCATGGTGACAATTTCCTTTTTGAGTTTCACCTTCATGCGATAGAAGGGCATCGCACTATCCAGAGACTCCTTGTGCTCCAACGCGGCAAGACGCGGATCAGCGCGCAGATAATCCAACACCGCGTCGATACCCTCTCGAGTACCGGCAATTGTGCCGTTGATCCCCTCACCAGCGAGCAAGAGAGTTCCTTTCACGTCATGCCGGCTACAGATATCCAACAGCGGCTCGCGCAGTTCAGCATAATCATCGAGGGTGACAAATCGATACAGGGCGGCGACGACAATCTCGCTCATGCTTCAGCCTTTGAGCCGCCGAGGCAATCAGGCGAGGCTGGCGCAGCTCCTTCCCGCTCGGCCCATTCGCCCGGGGTATAGATGTGCAGAGCCAGCGCGTGAACCGGGCCGGCCAACTGGTCGGCCAGCGCTCCATAGACCTGCTGGTGTCTGGCCACCTTGCGTTTACCCTCGAAACCCACGCTTACAAGGACAACCTTGAAGTGGGTTTCCGAATTGGCCGGCACGCTGTGCATGTGGCTTTCGTTCACCACTTCCAGCGCCACAGGCTGAAACTGGTCGGTAAGTATTTGCTCGATTTCTTGCTGGACGATCATTATGGCCTCCTTTGCGGGGGGCAATATTATACCCGAGCGAACTCAATCTCGCCGCAGGGTGGCGCGAAATTGCCCAGGGGTCTTGCCGGTCCATTTTTTGAATGAGCGATGGAACGCGCTGGGATCGGTAAAACCCATCTCCAGCGCCACCTCATTGATCGACAGATCGTGGCGATTGAGACACAGTTTGGCCGCTTCGCAGCGAGCTTCATCCTTAAGTTGCTGAAAGGTTGTGCCCTCGCGTTTCAACCTGCGGCGCAGGGTTGGCGCCGACATTGCCAGTGCACTACAAATCATCTCAAAACTGGGAAAACCGGCGCTGAAATCGTGACCGATCATCGCCCGGACCTGGGCCGAAAGGTTATCGGTACCCGGGTGACTCTCCATAATCAGCATCTGGTAGGGCGCAGTGCGCAGAAACTCGCGCAGTGAGTGCTGGGTGTGAACCACTGGCCAGGTCAGGCACTCACTGTCGAAATAAAGCAGATCATTGGTCTGTCCGTAGTAAACCGGACAGTGAAAAAGCGCCTCATATTTCTCCGGTTTTGCAGGAGGCTCGCCAGTGAAATCGACCCGGTGCAACTTGATGGGTCTGCCACACAACCAGCCAAAAAACCGGTGCCAGACCTGCAGCCCATAAACATCCGCAGGGCCA includes the following:
- a CDS encoding AraC family transcriptional regulator, with translation MSDRVPTRFLNTLLRMVSDRGYDFSGMLAEAGIEFDPFVESAPAYRAEISAMQYSQVYQQVLRLLQDETFGVTGSELVAPGAFRMMCYCIISCDNLGQAIQRASEFYRTFFDERSQLYANFSQEHARVGYRTIDRSERPQVGPADVYGLQVWHRFFGWLCGRPIKLHRVDFTGEPPAKPEKYEALFHCPVYYGQTNDLLYFDSECLTWPVVHTQHSLREFLRTAPYQMLIMESHPGTDNLSAQVRAMIGHDFSAGFPSFEMICSALAMSAPTLRRRLKREGTTFQQLKDEARCEAAKLCLNRHDLSINEVALEMGFTDPSAFHRSFKKWTGKTPGQFRATLRRD
- a CDS encoding rhodanese-related sulfurtransferase, whose translation is MSEIVVAALYRFVTLDDYAELREPLLDICSRHDVKGTLLLAGEGINGTIAGTREGIDAVLDYLRADPRLAALEHKESLDSAMPFYRMKVKLKKEIVTMGVEGIDPNRVVGTYVKPSDWNALISDPEVLLIDTRNDYEYEIGSFRGAIDPCTDSFREFPDYVRQNLDPGKHKKVAMFCTGGIRCEKASAYMLQEGFEEVYHLQGGILKYLEEVPAQESAWEGECYVFDNRVAVNHQLEKGSYDLCYGCRMPITEADKSSEKYRAGICCPRCADELTPEQRARFEERQKQTQLAAERGEYHIGSPPPARQLSEEPDSGTS
- a CDS encoding BolA family protein; protein product: MIVQQEIEQILTDQFQPVALEVVNESHMHSVPANSETHFKVVLVSVGFEGKRKVARHQQVYGALADQLAGPVHALALHIYTPGEWAEREGAAPASPDCLGGSKAEA